One genomic window of Thermococcus sp. Bubb.Bath includes the following:
- a CDS encoding CGP-CTERM sorting domain-containing protein, whose amino-acid sequence KTVADLVNAVSNGDVNKFIQELGLKYYNTPAKLQPLMDWTGYDLAMLLPYNKWTGPNNVTISISNLNQFWDLYKLAYGTHILNSPRVYTAETWNFYLVNKNLVKVQMPDPIGGLGSFLATRSVAPAHAATTTSSSSTTSSTTSSSSTTSSTTSSQPSATTTTTAPTTSSQPSATTTSSSKKGTSICGPAAIVGLAIIPLLLKRRK is encoded by the coding sequence CGAAGACGGTTGCCGACCTCGTTAACGCTGTAAGCAACGGCGACGTTAACAAGTTCATCCAGGAGCTCGGCCTCAAGTACTACAACACTCCCGCTAAGCTCCAGCCACTCATGGATTGGACCGGTTACGATTTGGCCATGCTTCTCCCGTACAACAAGTGGACTGGGCCGAACAATGTTACCATAAGCATTAGCAACCTCAACCAGTTCTGGGACCTCTACAAGCTCGCTTACGGCACGCACATCCTCAACTCACCGCGTGTCTACACTGCTGAAACCTGGAACTTCTACCTGGTGAACAAGAACCTCGTCAAAGTTCAGATGCCCGACCCGATTGGAGGCCTTGGAAGCTTCCTAGCCACTAGGTCCGTTGCCCCAGCCCACGCTGCCACTACCACCAGCTCAAGCAGCACTACAAGCTCAACCACCAGCTCAAGCAGCACTACAAGCTCAACCACCAGCTCACAGCCGTCTGCCACCACCACGACCACCGCACCTACCACCAGCTCACAGCCGTCTGCCACCACAACCAGCAGCAGCAAGAAGGGAACGAGCATTTGCGGTCCGGCGGCCATCGTCGGCCTCGCCATCATACCCCTCCTCCTCAAGAGGAGGAAGTGA
- a CDS encoding ABC transporter permease → MGMSFGRYVVYRTVNAIIILFLAVLLMSALFTKLADEQLTGQVQDQIQAFAQSYAKTHHQEPTKELLEKQRAIYMHDYGLDKPYWRRAWDYTVNTFTFRWGKSIPRVFGTRDVREQIWTALLRTILLFTTAEILVILIGIALGVKSAQQPGSILDRTISILAMLTTSLPMWWLGMLMILFFVVYLGWLPITLYSQVFTANTKQLLEKMSLPVLTIVINLFGGWAWTTRNIMIGTMQEDFIMVARAKGVPERKVIYGHALKAAAPPIITMVIFGLIGSLSGAIITEIVFNWPGMGRLYWQALQADAVKTMMALNYMFAILTVFSMVLADILYAYLDPRVRIGAAARS, encoded by the coding sequence ATGGGAATGAGCTTTGGAAGGTACGTTGTGTACAGAACAGTGAACGCGATTATAATCCTGTTTTTGGCCGTACTCCTCATGTCCGCGCTCTTCACGAAGCTGGCGGACGAGCAACTTACTGGACAAGTTCAGGATCAGATCCAGGCGTTTGCACAATCGTACGCCAAAACACACCACCAGGAACCAACGAAGGAACTCCTTGAAAAGCAGAGGGCAATCTACATGCACGATTATGGACTTGACAAACCTTACTGGCGTAGGGCGTGGGACTATACAGTCAATACCTTCACATTCCGTTGGGGAAAATCAATCCCGAGGGTCTTTGGTACCCGTGACGTCAGGGAGCAAATATGGACTGCCCTTCTCAGAACAATACTCCTCTTCACGACGGCTGAGATACTCGTTATCCTCATAGGTATCGCCCTTGGTGTCAAGAGTGCACAGCAGCCCGGAAGCATACTGGACAGGACAATCTCCATCCTGGCCATGCTGACAACCAGTCTCCCAATGTGGTGGCTGGGAATGCTCATGATCCTGTTCTTCGTCGTCTACCTGGGATGGCTGCCAATAACGCTGTACTCCCAAGTGTTTACTGCCAACACCAAGCAACTCCTTGAGAAGATGTCGCTCCCGGTATTAACAATAGTCATAAACCTCTTTGGAGGCTGGGCATGGACGACCAGGAACATCATGATAGGCACCATGCAGGAGGACTTCATCATGGTCGCGAGGGCAAAGGGTGTCCCGGAGAGGAAGGTCATCTACGGCCATGCTCTCAAGGCAGCGGCACCGCCTATCATCACCATGGTCATCTTCGGACTCATAGGTTCCCTCAGCGGTGCAATTATTACAGAGATCGTCTTCAACTGGCCGGGAATGGGCCGTCTATACTGGCAGGCACTCCAGGCCGACGCCGTTAAGACCATGATGGCGCTTAACTACATGTTCGCAATACTGACGGTGTTCTCGATGGTCCTAGCGGACATACTCTACGCGTACCTCGATCCGAGAGTAAGGATTGGAGCCGCTGCAAGGTCATGA